One Curtobacterium herbarum genomic window carries:
- a CDS encoding FAD-dependent oxidoreductase: MQAVIVGGGIAGFAAAVALHRAGADPIVLERTAGFADDVGSWLQVASNGVAALRELGLGAAVSAIGVPTPRLQTFDPRGRLTADLPLGLQDAGATTRSLDRADLYRLLRTEVQRLGITIVTGARVLSAVDEGNRASVLTETSERFTADVVIGADGVGSAFRRTFGGHGPGPDAATSRDVLAPVVSIGGRYSGSGLTDAETGTTGTLQFRFGRECFVSTMRVDASTVTWFANPRLSTVAGGVGVAVGMSGPEWVAELPRLVGRDVLPLAALVAGSRTVDVWASRTTPRPVRWGRGRVVLIGDAAHAIPPTAGQGASLALEDAVVLGALVAGGAPAPTLAVRMQELRSRRVDAITRQGELLDRSKTLGVVGSALRDRLVLPGAALTARRRRVGPAAWMYRFDPST, encoded by the coding sequence ATGCAGGCAGTCATCGTCGGGGGCGGGATCGCCGGCTTCGCCGCCGCCGTCGCCCTGCACCGAGCGGGGGCCGACCCGATCGTCCTGGAGCGCACCGCCGGGTTCGCGGACGATGTCGGATCGTGGCTGCAGGTCGCCAGCAACGGAGTCGCAGCGTTGCGCGAACTCGGTCTCGGAGCGGCCGTGTCGGCGATCGGGGTCCCGACGCCGCGACTGCAGACGTTCGACCCGCGAGGGCGTCTGACCGCGGACCTCCCGCTCGGGCTGCAGGACGCCGGAGCGACGACGCGCTCGCTGGACCGAGCCGATCTCTACCGGCTGCTCCGCACGGAGGTGCAACGACTGGGCATCACGATCGTCACCGGAGCACGTGTGCTGAGCGCCGTCGACGAGGGGAACCGGGCGAGCGTGCTCACCGAGACGTCCGAGCGCTTCACGGCAGACGTCGTCATCGGTGCGGACGGTGTCGGCTCTGCCTTCCGACGCACCTTCGGAGGCCACGGCCCCGGGCCGGACGCCGCGACGTCGCGGGACGTCCTGGCCCCGGTCGTCAGCATCGGCGGCAGGTACTCCGGCAGCGGACTCACCGACGCCGAGACCGGAACCACCGGAACGCTGCAGTTCCGGTTCGGCAGGGAGTGCTTCGTCAGCACGATGCGGGTCGACGCGTCGACCGTCACGTGGTTCGCCAACCCACGCCTCAGCACGGTGGCCGGCGGCGTGGGCGTCGCCGTGGGCATGAGCGGCCCGGAGTGGGTCGCGGAGCTCCCGCGTCTCGTCGGGCGGGACGTCCTCCCGCTCGCGGCACTGGTGGCGGGCTCGCGGACCGTCGACGTGTGGGCCTCCCGGACCACCCCGCGTCCGGTTCGGTGGGGGCGCGGGCGGGTGGTCCTCATCGGGGACGCGGCGCACGCGATCCCGCCGACCGCCGGGCAAGGCGCTTCCCTGGCGCTCGAGGACGCCGTCGTCCTCGGCGCGCTGGTCGCCGGTGGAGCGCCGGCGCCGACCCTCGCGGTCCGGATGCAGGAGCTGCGGAGTCGGCGCGTCGACGCCATCACACGGCAGGGGGAGCTGCTGGACCGGAGCAAGACGCTCGGCGTGGTGGGGTCGGCCCTCCGCGATCGGCTGGTCCTGCCCGGCGCTGCGCTCACGGCACGCCGACGGCGCGTGGGACCGGCGGCGTGGATGTACCGGTTCGATCCGTCGACCTGA
- a CDS encoding BLUF domain-containing protein, with product MLSLIYSSVATDSFDDAALAGLLSQSRTANERNDVTGMLLFRNGYFLQLLEGPDAAVRAKMATIKTDPRHTKVTMLLEDVIEERQFPRWTMAFAPTSETDLEDVPGYRSTFDDVESISAETPAPDAVPSNASPALRELIRWFQTRPDRFRTAG from the coding sequence ATGCTGTCGCTGATCTACTCGAGCGTCGCCACGGACTCGTTCGACGACGCCGCACTCGCCGGCCTGCTCTCGCAGAGCCGCACCGCCAACGAGCGGAACGACGTGACCGGCATGCTGCTGTTCCGGAACGGGTACTTCCTGCAGCTGCTCGAGGGCCCGGACGCCGCGGTGCGCGCCAAGATGGCCACGATCAAGACCGACCCGCGGCACACGAAGGTGACGATGCTGCTCGAGGACGTCATCGAGGAGCGGCAGTTCCCCCGGTGGACGATGGCGTTCGCGCCGACCTCCGAGACCGACCTGGAGGACGTGCCCGGCTACCGCTCCACGTTCGACGACGTCGAGTCGATCTCCGCCGAGACCCCCGCCCCGGACGCGGTGCCCTCGAACGCCTCACCGGCGCTCCGCGAGCTGATCCGCTGGTTCCAGACGCGACCGGACCGGTTCCGCACCGCCGGCTGA
- a CDS encoding AMP-binding protein, protein MRTEPASAFRAARDVLLHARSDSAAARRDFRWPEVGETFNWAIDWFDVIAQGNDREALVIVEEDGRESHTTYAEMSARSDRLAARLHDLGVGTGDHVLLMLDNQLELWESMLAVMKVGAVILPTSTMLGAADLQDRVDRGRVAHVVTTLRETPKYADVTGDFTRIVVGGSADGWTTYPDDLGEPAPADEWRPEVVTAADDPCLVYFTSGTTDKPKMVVHTQTSYPVGHLTTMYWIGLQPGDVHLAISSPGWGKHAWSCFFAPWIAEATVFVHNQERFDPAALLHQLERAEVTSFCAPPTVWRLLIQADLGARPRALREVVSAGEPLNPEVIRLVEEAWGTTIRDGYGQTETTAIVGNAPGDTVRPGAMGHGLPGIAIELLDPVTGEAGVTEGEVCLDLTTRPVNLMAGYLDAPQRTDDALRGGYFHTGDVATRHEDGSLTFVGRTDDVFKSSDYKVSPFEVESALLQHPAVAESAVVPAPHESRLNVVKAYVTLAAGWEPSAETARSILAHARTAMPAWQRVRRLEFGALPKTVSGKIRRVELRAREQEAAGGPPVVGEWRDDQFDGLRTGRRED, encoded by the coding sequence ATGCGCACCGAACCCGCCTCCGCCTTCCGCGCCGCCCGAGACGTCCTGCTGCACGCCCGCTCCGACAGTGCCGCCGCGCGCCGGGACTTCCGCTGGCCCGAGGTCGGCGAGACGTTCAACTGGGCGATCGACTGGTTCGACGTCATCGCGCAGGGCAACGACCGTGAGGCGCTCGTGATCGTCGAGGAGGACGGCCGCGAGTCGCACACCACCTACGCCGAGATGTCCGCGCGGTCGGACCGGCTGGCAGCTCGCCTGCACGACCTGGGCGTCGGCACGGGCGACCACGTCCTGCTCATGCTCGACAACCAGCTCGAGCTCTGGGAGTCGATGCTCGCGGTGATGAAGGTCGGCGCCGTGATCCTGCCGACCTCGACCATGCTCGGCGCCGCGGACCTGCAGGACCGGGTCGACCGCGGACGGGTGGCCCACGTGGTCACGACGCTCCGCGAGACCCCGAAGTACGCCGACGTCACGGGGGACTTCACGCGCATCGTCGTCGGCGGCAGCGCGGACGGGTGGACGACCTACCCGGACGACCTCGGCGAGCCGGCACCCGCGGACGAGTGGCGCCCGGAGGTCGTGACCGCCGCCGACGACCCCTGCCTGGTGTACTTCACCTCGGGGACGACCGACAAGCCGAAGATGGTCGTGCACACGCAGACCTCGTACCCGGTCGGGCACCTGACGACGATGTACTGGATCGGCCTGCAGCCCGGCGACGTGCACCTGGCGATCAGCTCGCCCGGCTGGGGCAAGCACGCGTGGAGCTGCTTCTTCGCCCCGTGGATCGCCGAGGCCACCGTCTTCGTGCACAACCAGGAGCGCTTCGACCCGGCCGCCCTGCTGCACCAGCTCGAGCGGGCCGAGGTCACCTCGTTCTGCGCCCCGCCGACCGTGTGGCGCCTGCTCATCCAGGCCGACCTCGGCGCCCGCCCCCGTGCGCTCCGCGAGGTCGTCTCCGCCGGCGAGCCCCTCAACCCCGAGGTCATCCGCCTGGTCGAGGAGGCCTGGGGCACGACCATCCGCGACGGCTACGGCCAGACCGAGACCACCGCGATCGTCGGCAACGCCCCGGGCGACACCGTCCGCCCGGGTGCGATGGGCCACGGTCTGCCCGGCATCGCGATCGAGCTCCTCGACCCGGTCACCGGCGAGGCCGGTGTCACCGAGGGTGAGGTCTGCCTCGACCTGACCACCCGTCCGGTCAACCTGATGGCCGGCTACCTCGACGCCCCGCAGCGGACCGACGACGCACTGCGCGGCGGGTACTTCCACACCGGCGACGTCGCCACCCGGCACGAGGACGGCTCGCTGACCTTCGTCGGCCGGACCGACGACGTCTTCAAGTCCTCCGACTACAAGGTGTCGCCGTTCGAGGTGGAGAGCGCCCTGCTCCAGCACCCCGCGGTCGCCGAGTCCGCGGTCGTCCCGGCACCGCACGAGTCGCGGCTCAACGTGGTCAAGGCGTACGTCACCCTCGCCGCCGGGTGGGAGCCGAGTGCCGAGACCGCGCGGAGCATCCTGGCCCATGCCCGCACCGCGATGCCGGCCTGGCAGCGCGTCCGTCGGCTCGAGTTCGGTGCGCTGCCGAAGACCGTGTCGGGCAAGATCCGCCGCGTCGAGCTCCGCGCACGCGAACAGGAGGCCGCGGGCGGGCCGCCCGTCGTGGGGGAGTGGCGCGACGACCAGTTCGACGGTCTGCGCACCGGCCGCCGCGAGGACTGA